Proteins from one Syngnathoides biaculeatus isolate LvHL_M chromosome 8, ASM1980259v1, whole genome shotgun sequence genomic window:
- the ankrd13b gene encoding ankyrin repeat domain-containing protein 13B — MISAKKTPEKSRYPVHYLVWHNKHRQLEKELTADEQTDLESLDPRGRTPLHLAVTLGHLDCARVLLQHGADVSKVNRNGWTVLQEAVSTRDPELVRLVLRYRDYQRTAKRLAGIPVLLERLRQAQDFYVEMKWEFTSWVPLVSRICPSDTYRVWKSGQCLRVDTTLTGFEQMTWQRGNRSFIFRGQDSNAEVIEVDHDRQLVFCETLCVSSLAALSPGRGKGGACGSTAAGLGLLGGAQPSDEQVAARLSAAVVTTQLDTRNIAFERNKTGILGWRSEKTESVNGYEAKVYAASNVELITRTRTDHLSDQNKNKIKGGKTPLQNFLGIAEQHMGSNNGALVTQMSTPAATNPAALSAEEYFNPSSSPTLRDIGHPCQLTTKTQRFKAKLWLCESHPLSLAEQVAPIIDLMAISNALFAKLRDFIMLRLPPGFPVKIEIPLYHILNARITFSNLNGCEEAASVRPDNEAGVEGCGQRYTLRTDTPSPGSDSSSVSSSSSTVSCRAGEIPPCVFEPPSGYTVLGGKQRDSMREEEEEEDLLQFAIQQSLLEAGSEYDQVTIWEALTNSKPGTHPLSSDPSRLERIPQTKPRSPSSLSSTPSKKQQQQSSGRSYDEQLRMAMEMSAREQEEAELRRRKEEEELLHIIQLSLTEK, encoded by the exons ACCGATTTAGAGTCTTTGGACCCCCGGGGTCGGACTCCTCTCCACCTGGCCGTCACACTGGGCCACCTGGACTGCGCCAGAGTTCTACTGCAGCATGGAGCTGACGTCAGCAAGGTGAACCGCAACGGCTGGACTG TTCTTCAGGAGGCAGTCAGTACTCGAGACCCGGAGCTGGTGCGCCTTGTGCTGCGTTACCGTGACTACCAGAGAACAGCCAAGAGACTGGCGGGCATCCCCGTCCTGCTGGAGCGACTGCGCCAA GCCCAGGACTTCTATGTGGAGATGAAATGGGAGTTCACCAGCTGGG TGCCCCTGGTGTCTCGCATCTGCCCCAGCGACACCTACAGGGTTTGGAAGAGTGGTCAGTGTCTCCGCGTTGACACAACTCTCACCGGATTTGAGCAGATGACCTGGCAGAGAGGAAATCGGAGCTTCATTTTCAGGGGACAAG ACTCCAACGCGGAGGTGATTGAGGTCGACCACGACAGGCAGCTGGTGTTCTGCGAGACCTTGTGCGTCTCGTCTCTCGCAGCGCTGTCGCCCGGCCGGGGGAAAGGCGGCGCCTGCGGCAGTACGGCGGCTGGTCTGGGCCTGCTGGGGGGGGCGCAGCCCAGCGATGAGCAGGTGGCGGCCCGGCTGTCTGCAGCTGTGGTGACCACTCAGCTGGACACTCGCAACATCGCCTTTGAGAG GAACAAGACCGGCATACTGGGCTGGAGGAGCGAGAAGACCGAGAGCGTCAACGGCTATGAAGCTAAG gtgtatgCTGCATCTAATGTGGAGCTTATCACCAGGACCAGAACAGACCACCTGTCAGAccagaacaagaacaagatCAAAG GTGGGAAGACTCCCCTCCAGAACTTCCTTGGGATTGCAGAGCAACACATGGGCTCGAACAATGGG GCCCTGGTGACCCAGATGTCAACTCCGGCTGCGACCAACCCTGCAGCGCTGAGCGCTGAGGAATACTTCAACCCCAGTTCTTCTCCCACCCTGAGGGACATCGGCCACCCgtgccaactcaccaccaagaCCCAGAG ATTTAAAGCAAAGCTGTGGCTGTGCGAATCCCATCCTCTTTCGCTGGCAGAACAAGTGGCGCCTATCATCGACCTGATGGCCATTTCTAACGCCCTGTTCGCCAAGCTGCGCGACTTCATCATGCTGCGCCTGCCGCCCGGCTTTCCCGTCAAGATCG AGATTCCTCTCTACCACATCCTGAATGCCAGGATCACCTTCAGCAATCTGAACGGCTGTGAGGAGGCGGCGAGCGTGCGTCCCGACAACGAGGCTGGGGTGGAAGGCTGCGGGCAAAGGTACACCTTGCGGACGGACACGCCCTCGCCGGGAAGCGATTCGTCCAGTGTCTCCAGTTCCAGTTCCACCG TGTCGTGTCGAGCCGGAGAGATCCCCCCCTGCGTCTTCGAGCCCCCGTCTGGCTACACGGTGCTTGGAGGCAAGCAGAGAGACAGcatgagggaggaggaggaagaagaggacctGCTGCAGTTTGCCATTCAACAGAGTCTGCTGGAAGCCGGCTCGGAATACGATCAG GTGACCATCTGGGAGGCGCTGACCAATAGCAAGCCAGGAACACACCCGCTGTCTTCTGACCCGAGTCGCCTGGAGAG GATCCCCCAAACGAAGCCTCGCTCCCCCTCCAGCCTCTCCTCAACCCCCTccaagaagcagcagcagcagtcgaGCGGCCGCAGCTACGACGAGCAGCTGCGAATGGCCATGGAGATGTCGGCTCGGGAGCAGGAGGAAGCCGAGCTCCGCCGAcggaaggaagaggaagagcTGCTGCACATCATCCAGCTGTCACTCACGGAGAAGTGA
- the ssh2a gene encoding LOW QUALITY PROTEIN: protein phosphatase Slingshot homolog 2 (The sequence of the model RefSeq protein was modified relative to this genomic sequence to represent the inferred CDS: inserted 1 base in 1 codon), producing MWLLEMSVLRRRVTEVARPGAAAMALVTVQRSPTPSATSSPSVSESGSGEDDCRSQPRSISESFLTVKGAALFLPRGNSPKPNSAPHISQRWNKHTGDLQKHLQTMFTVLRPEDTIRLAVRLESSYPQVTRYMVVVSTNGRQDTEESIVLGMDFYSSDSCCTLGLVLPLWSDTLIHLDGDGGFSVSTVNRVHVFKPVSVQAMWSALQSLHKACDVARCHNYYPGSLFLTWVSYYQSRISSNQFCINEWNAMQDVESRRANSPVLFTDLPTERERTERLIKMRLREIMMQKDLENVTCKEIRTELEMQMVCNLREFKEFIDNEMIVILGQMDSPTEIFDHVYLGSEWNASNLEELQNSGVRYILNVTREIDNFXPGMFEYHNIRVYDEEATNLLEYWNETYKFITKAKKAGAKCLVHCKMGVSRSASTVIAYAMKEHGWTLDAAFEYVKERRAVTKPNPSFMKQLEEYQGILLASKQRHNKLWRSHSDSDLSDRPEQLCKTSSHPLGRSESQSNNNSSTALHHFLGVAMLQALVSKPDDTTKSISDLRSHNGDARDSPVVESVRMDSDGLLSPHLPHPNVTTLTSEETSAKAAGPIVTALGVIPDPLPSLHILPPTPQVQRPHEDSVTPLANPENKPLELLLHFPEQSSSEDLSPITVMSSDISQQSPSDSQSDKHSPPSPVGDTPLPTPLASTGASDDNNNPIEPQAAVTSDGHGEADGSSDHSSDSIDFFSAREKFLGLAQEDKTQKLTEQNLNGDDNRETEEEEVSEQGTSQSEDSDDKLSPDSQRQAHHDNGISVRHIVTEIEAICHPNTSLSSPTSTSLSPFSPPPRSLPLIRSDFREEMEPEVPLHSSTPPSHPESPSTPAGSVRRATEQLEQKLRREILETAATQRSPLPSPCTENPSSRLSEHPTGSTEHKPSQGETTVEDTVALTGLNSSGTVDLQNTSISQVGALLHPLSHMTHDSHTVDCSRHTSAQTQRDSGPQMSLDGVTIQESNPDENSESSGGGGSCSPDCDARKRLARGSQELEKIQQTLRELQAFLHDTGQPKGPRDIMEVELPTGPVAAQPLRRGRKNFPEPASWHRAIELEARIRQAGLTPPSFMKRSASLAKLDCLELSANDLSDLDQRPHARMTTTESYSRNALSRSAYHSDDTWKKQKVFTPGNRTEKTRSSLEDFPLCLSPERREREKPDGGGGGSLSAVSRQQGRAHFSRRSRKAGERKHRAAAATLLYNTM from the exons ggGATCTCCAGAAGCATCTTCAGACTATGTTCACTGTGCTGCGGCCGGAGGATACAATCCGACTG GCTGTGCGTCTGGAGAGTTCCTACCCTCAGGTTACCCGCTACATGGTGGTGGTTTCCACCAATGGTAGACAGGACACAGAGGAAAGTATCGTTCTTGGCATGGACTTCTATTCCTCTGACAG TTGCTGTACATTGGGTCTGGTTCTACCTCTGTGGAGTGACACGCTGATCCACTTGGATGGAGATGG AGGTTTTAGCGTGTCAACTGTGAACCGAGTTCATGTTTTCAAGCCAGTCTCAGTCCAGGCAATGTG GTCGGCTCTCCAGTCGCTTCACAAAGCGTGTGACGTTGCCCGCTGCCACAATTACTACCCAGGCAGCCTATTCCTAACATGGGTCAGCTATTATCAGAGCAGAATCTCCTCCAACCAGTTCTGCATCAATGAGTGGAACGCCATGCAAGATGTTGAGTCACGCCGTGCCAATTCACCTGTTCTCTTCACAGATTT gCCCACTGAGAGAGAGCGCACAGAGAGACTGATCAAGATGCGCCTCAGAGAAATCATGATGCAAAAAGACTTGGAGAACGTCACCTGCAAGGAG ATCCGCACAGAGCTGGAGATGCAGATGGTGTGCAACCTGAGGGAGTTCAAAGAATTCATAGACAATGAAATGATTGTCATCCTTGGACAAATGGACAGCCCCACGGAGATCTTTGATCATGTTTACCTG GGCTCTGAGTGGAACGCTTCCAACCTGGAGGAGCTGCAAAACAGCGG CGTCCGTTACATCCTGAATGTGACTAGAGAGATAGACAACT TTCCCGGAATGTTTGAGTACCACAACATCAGGGTGTACGACGAGGAGGCCACCAACCTGCTGGAGTACTGGAACGAAACCTACAAGTTCATCACCAAAGCCAA GAAAGCCGGTGCCAAGTGTCTGGTTCACTGTAAGATGGGCGTGAGCCGATCGGCCTCCACAGTGATCGCCTACGCTATGAAGGAGCACGGCTGGACGCTAGACGCCGCCTTTGAATATGTGAAGGAGAGACGAGCCGTCACCAAACCGAACCCGTCTTTCATGAAACAGCTGGAGGAATACCAAGGAATTCTGCTCGCCAG CAAACAGAGACACAATAAACTGTGGCGCTCCCACTCAGACAGTGACCTGTCAGATCGTCCAGAACAATTGTGTAAAACCTCATCTCACCCCTTGGGGCGCTCAGAGTCTCAGAGCAACAACAATTCCTCCACTGCCTTGCATCACTTCCTGGGCGTGGCTATGCTCCAAGCTCTAGTTTCTAAGCCCGATGACACCACGAAATCAATCTCTGACCTGCGCTCACACAATGGCGATGCACGCGACTCACCAGTTGTGGAGTCGGTCCGAATGGATTCCGATGGCCTGCTCTCGCCTCACTTGCCACATCCAAACGTAACCACGCTCACCTCAGAGGAAACATCTGCCAAAGCTGCGGGCCCGATCGTCACGGCACTTGGCGTCATTCCCGATCCTCTCCCATCGCTCCACATCCTCCCCCCAACTCCTCAAGTTCAGCGTCCCCATGAGGATAGTGTGACTCCGTTGGCCAACCCAGAGAACAAACCACTAGAACTGTTACTTCACTTCCCAGAGCAAAGCAGCTCTGAGGACCTTTCTCCCATCACCGTGATGTCCTCGGACATCTCACAACAGTCGCCGTCGGATTCTCAGAGTGACAAACACAGCCCTCCCAGCCCGGTCGGCGACACCCCTCTCCCCACGCCGCTCGCCTCAACCGGAGCcagcgacgacaacaacaaccccATCGAACCTCAAGCCGCCGTCACCTCGGACGGCCACGGCGAAGCCGACGGCTCATCCGACCACAGCTCGGATAGCATTGACTTCTTCAGCGCCAGGGAGAAGTTTCTGGGCTTAGCCCAAGAGGACAAAACACAGAAACTGACGGAGCAGAACCTCAACGGTGACGACAACAGagaaactgaagaggaggaagtgaGTGAACAAGGGACAAGTcag TCGGAGGATAGCGACGACAAGCTTAGCCCTGACAGTCAGCGTCAGGCGCACCACGACAACGGAATATCAGTCCGCCATATTGTCACTGAAATCGAAGCCATATGCCACCCGAATACTTCCTTGTCGTCTCCCACCTCAACTTCTCTGTCGCCCTTCTCTCCACCCCCGCGCAGCCTTCCGCTCATCCGGTCAGATTTTCGGGAGGAGATGGAGCCCGAAGTCCCTTTGCACTCTTCGACTCCTCCCTCGCACCCGGAGTCTCCCTCGACGCCGGCGGGGTCCGTGCGACGTGCCACCGAGCAGCTGGAGCAGAAGCTGAGGCGGGAAATACTGGAGACGGCAGCGACGCAGCGCTCCCCACTGCCGTCCCCGTGCACCGAAAACCCTTCTTCTCGACTGTCTGAACATCCAACCGGCTCCACGGAACACAAGCCCAGCCAGGGCGAGACCACCGTGGAGGACACAGTTGCACTAACAGGACTGAACAGCTCAGGAACAGTTGACCTCCAAAACACTTCCATCAGTCAAGTTGGTGCTCTGCTACATCCTCTAAGCCATATGACACATGATTCTCACACAGTAGACTGCTCTCGTCATACCTCAGCCCAAACCCAAAGAGACAGCGGGCCCCAAATGAGCCTGGATGGGGTCACAATCCAGGAATCGAACCCCGATGAGAACTCAGAGTCCTCGGGCGGTGGAGGAAGTTGCAGTCCCGACTGCGACGCCCGGAAGCGTCTGGCACGCGGCAGCCAGGAGCTGGAAAAGATTCAGCAGACGCTGAGAGAACTGCAGGCGTTCCTCCATGACACGGGGCAGCCTAAGGGTCCGAGGGACATCATGGAAGTGGAACTTCCTACCGGACCGGTCGCGGCGCAGCCGCTCAGACGAGGCAGGAAGAACTTCCCGGAGCCCGCCAGCTGGCATCGAGCCATCGAGCTGGAGGCTCGCATCCGCCAGGCGGGCCTCACCCCTCCTTCTTTCATGAAGAGGTCGGCCTCCTTGGCTAAACTGGACTGCCTGGAATTGTCAGCCAACGACCTCAGCGACCTCGACCAGAGGCCGCACGCCCGGATGACGACGACGGAGTCGTACTCCCGCAACGCTCTCTCCAGGTCTGCATATCACTCGGACGACACGTGGAAGAAGCAGAAAGTTTTCACGCCGGGCAACCGCACGGAAAAGACACGTTCGTCCCTTGAAGACTTCCCTCTGTGCCTCTCCCCCGAGAGGCGAGAGCGAGAAAAGCCGGATGGCGGCGGGGGCGGCTCACTGTCCGCAGTTTCACGGCAACAGGGCAGGGCTCACTTTTCCCGACGTTCCCGGAAAGCCGGCGAAAGGAAGCACCGCGCCGCTGCCGCCACACTGCTGTACAACACCATGTGA